The Helicobacter mustelae genome has a segment encoding these proteins:
- a CDS encoding 3-oxoacid CoA-transferase subunit B codes for MALSAKELIVKRAAKEVKDGMYINLGIGIPTLIADEIERLNLDVFLQSENGLLGLGAYPRENEVDPDLINAGKETTTCIAGGSFFDSAESFAMIRGGHIDLAILGGMEVSQNGDLANYMIPGKLVKGMGGAMDLVNGAKKIVVVMEHVNKKGESKVKSQCDLPLTGAKVVNRLITELGVFDFINGKMHLIELQPNVTLEEIKQKTQAHFEVRL; via the coding sequence ATGGCATTGAGCGCGAAAGAATTAATCGTAAAAAGAGCGGCAAAAGAAGTAAAAGATGGCATGTATATCAATCTGGGTATTGGCATCCCGACACTGATTGCAGATGAGATAGAGAGACTCAACCTTGATGTATTTTTGCAATCTGAAAATGGACTTCTTGGACTTGGAGCTTACCCAAGGGAAAATGAAGTAGATCCTGATTTAATTAATGCAGGCAAGGAAACGACTACATGCATCGCTGGAGGATCATTTTTTGATAGCGCAGAGTCCTTTGCAATGATTCGCGGTGGGCATATTGATCTTGCCATCCTTGGTGGTATGGAAGTTTCCCAAAATGGAGATTTGGCAAACTACATGATCCCAGGGAAATTGGTAAAAGGCATGGGAGGTGCTATGGATCTTGTCAATGGCGCAAAAAAGATTGTCGTTGTTATGGAGCATGTAAACAAAAAAGGAGAGAGTAAAGTAAAATCCCAATGCGACCTGCCTCTTACTGGAGCAAAAGTAGTCAATCGTCTCATCACAGAGCTTGGTGTATTTGACTTCATCAATGGCAAGATGCACCTCATAGAACTCCAACCCAATGTAACCCTAGAGGAAATCAAGCAAAAAACACAAGCCCATTTTGAAGTACGACTCTAA
- a CDS encoding 3-hydroxybutyrate dehydrogenase, giving the protein MEHKVAIVTGSASGIGLCIAEKFLQSHIKVVFSDYNEEALEKTIKEHQDFECIGIPCDMAKEEDVKNLIQKTQEQYGRIDILVNNAGLQYVASIEDFPTQMFEKMIQVMLVGSFMSAKYAIPHMKQQNFGRVINMASINGLIGFAGKAAYNSAKHGIIGLTKVIALECAKSNITCNAICPGYVDTPLVRGQMQDLARQRGVSIESVLNEVLYPLIPQKRLIDIQDIASLALFLCNDSAKHITGQSLVIDGGYTAQ; this is encoded by the coding sequence ATGGAACATAAAGTAGCGATTGTTACAGGAAGTGCCAGCGGCATAGGGCTTTGTATCGCAGAAAAATTCTTGCAATCTCATATCAAAGTGGTGTTTTCTGACTACAATGAGGAAGCATTAGAAAAAACCATAAAAGAGCATCAAGATTTTGAGTGCATAGGCATTCCTTGCGATATGGCAAAAGAAGAGGATGTCAAAAATCTCATCCAAAAGACACAAGAGCAGTATGGACGCATTGATATTCTTGTCAATAATGCGGGATTACAGTATGTGGCCAGTATCGAAGATTTCCCCACCCAGATGTTTGAAAAGATGATTCAAGTGATGCTTGTGGGTTCTTTTATGAGTGCCAAATATGCCATACCCCATATGAAACAACAAAACTTTGGCAGGGTGATCAATATGGCTTCCATCAATGGGCTTATAGGCTTTGCTGGCAAAGCCGCCTATAATAGCGCTAAACACGGAATCATAGGGCTCACTAAGGTGATTGCCCTAGAATGCGCCAAATCCAACATCACCTGCAATGCCATCTGCCCTGGTTATGTTGATACACCGCTTGTAAGGGGGCAGATGCAGGATTTGGCCAGACAAAGAGGGGTCAGCATAGAATCTGTACTCAATGAAGTACTCTATCCACTCATCCCACAAAAAAGACTCATAGACATCCAAGACATCGCTTCTTTGGCGCTTTTCTTGTGTAATGATAGTGCCAAACATATTACAGGACAATCGCTTGTGATTGATGGGGGCTATACTGCTCAATAA
- a CDS encoding GntP family permease, which produces MLGILLGLLTLMVLAYLGWSIIWVAPIAAGVVAVFGGLDLLDSYTHTYMSGFVGFAKAWFPVFMLGAIFGKLMEITNMAASVSMALGKILGKQRAILGVVVSAAVLTYGGVSLFVVVFAVYPLALSLFKQANISRRLIPACIALGSFTFTMMALPGSPQIQNLIPTKYFGTTPMAAPIMGLIAGGIMFFGGVFYLKYRENKLKSQGEYYEEPGKDHKANLNTHTPNFILSLLPLLCVVVALNVFSLPIITALLCGILLILVLNITHYKSFITALNEGANGSVIAIINTSAAVGFGSVVRAVPGFESLIHYLLSIKGSPLLSEAIAVNILAGATGSASGGMGIALEALGEKYKEIALNQDIPLELFHRVASIASGGLDALPHNGAVLTLLVITGMTHKQSYADICVVAVILPIIALIVGLCFAFMGIY; this is translated from the coding sequence ATGCTTGGCATTCTCTTGGGGTTGCTCACCCTTATGGTGCTTGCCTATCTTGGCTGGTCTATTATTTGGGTAGCTCCAATTGCTGCTGGTGTGGTGGCGGTATTTGGGGGGCTTGATTTGCTTGACTCCTATACCCATACCTATATGAGCGGATTTGTTGGCTTTGCCAAGGCGTGGTTCCCTGTGTTTATGCTTGGTGCGATCTTTGGCAAACTTATGGAGATCACCAACATGGCAGCATCCGTATCCATGGCACTAGGAAAGATTCTTGGTAAACAAAGGGCGATCCTTGGTGTAGTCGTATCTGCTGCTGTGCTCACTTATGGTGGGGTGAGTTTGTTTGTAGTTGTATTTGCTGTCTATCCCTTGGCACTGAGTTTGTTTAAACAAGCCAATATCTCAAGAAGACTGATTCCTGCTTGCATCGCGCTTGGTTCATTCACCTTCACCATGATGGCACTCCCTGGCAGCCCACAGATCCAAAATCTCATCCCTACCAAATATTTTGGCACGACCCCCATGGCAGCGCCTATAATGGGACTGATTGCAGGGGGGATTATGTTTTTTGGTGGGGTTTTTTATCTCAAATATAGAGAAAACAAACTCAAATCCCAAGGGGAATATTATGAAGAACCAGGCAAAGATCACAAAGCCAATCTCAACACCCATACGCCAAATTTCATCCTATCACTCTTGCCCTTGCTTTGCGTAGTCGTGGCTCTTAATGTGTTTTCCCTCCCTATCATCACTGCCCTGCTTTGTGGCATATTGCTAATACTGGTGCTAAATATCACTCATTACAAATCCTTTATCACAGCCCTCAATGAAGGAGCCAATGGCTCAGTGATTGCCATCATCAATACCAGTGCTGCTGTGGGATTTGGCTCTGTGGTGAGGGCAGTCCCTGGATTTGAGAGTCTGATCCACTATCTTCTAAGCATCAAGGGCAGTCCGCTCCTATCAGAGGCAATCGCAGTCAATATCCTTGCAGGGGCTACGGGAAGTGCAAGCGGAGGCATGGGCATAGCCCTAGAAGCACTTGGAGAGAAATATAAAGAGATCGCACTAAATCAAGATATACCCCTAGAACTTTTCCATAGAGTCGCATCCATTGCATCAGGAGGACTTGATGCCCTGCCACATAATGGAGCCGTTTTGACGCTCCTTGTCATCACAGGCATGACCCACAAGCAAAGCTATGCTGATATTTGTGTGGTCGCTGTGATCCTCCCTATCATCGCTCTTATTGTTGGGCTTTGCTTTGCATTTATGGGGATTTATTGA
- a CDS encoding glycosyltransferase family 8 protein — protein sequence MFPIVFNVNQEYMKYMAVLCFSIIKNTKPSENKDPSHHRGTTTLEPYCFYVLTDGVDQQTQDKIHALEASLSAIYPCKILLHIISDKDFKGLPKLNGNYLTYFRIKLASLLPQDLKTCLYLDVDMLCLSDIRELFCFSLQDAVLGAVLDADFKKSRIMPARDSTKGSKKGFSLNVSCYFNAGLLLINLQEWRKQNIEQKCFDFLAQYHPICHDQDALNAVLDGNNIKLLPLAWNFMIHHLEAREYGGNLCFQGEGRNPTSAYKRAEYEDARKNKKILHFLTNLKPWKAYSITNNTPPLRFIHIENYGGNMH from the coding sequence ATGTTTCCTATCGTCTTTAATGTGAATCAAGAATATATGAAATATATGGCAGTGCTGTGTTTTAGCATCATAAAAAACACAAAGCCATCAGAAAATAAGGATCCTTCTCATCACAGAGGCACAACAACCCTAGAGCCCTATTGTTTTTATGTTCTTACAGATGGAGTCGACCAACAAACGCAAGATAAAATTCATGCTCTTGAAGCTAGCCTAAGTGCCATTTATCCTTGTAAAATCCTTCTTCATATCATAAGCGATAAAGATTTTAAAGGGTTACCGAAGTTAAATGGGAATTATTTGACATATTTTCGCATAAAACTCGCTAGCCTACTTCCCCAAGATCTAAAAACTTGTCTTTATCTTGATGTGGACATGCTTTGCCTAAGTGATATCAGAGAGCTATTTTGCTTTTCTCTGCAAGATGCTGTGCTTGGCGCGGTGCTAGATGCAGATTTTAAAAAATCTCGTATTATGCCTGCAAGAGATTCTACAAAGGGCTCTAAAAAAGGTTTCAGTCTAAATGTTTCTTGCTATTTCAATGCAGGCTTATTGCTCATCAACCTTCAAGAGTGGCGTAAGCAAAATATCGAACAAAAATGCTTTGATTTTCTCGCACAATATCATCCCATATGCCATGATCAAGATGCATTAAATGCGGTTCTTGATGGCAATAACATAAAGCTTCTTCCCTTGGCATGGAATTTTATGATTCATCATCTGGAAGCAAGAGAGTATGGCGGTAATTTGTGTTTTCAAGGAGAAGGGAGAAATCCCACAAGCGCCTACAAGCGAGCAGAATATGAAGATGCCAGAAAGAATAAGAAAATCCTGCATTTTCTAACAAATCTAAAGCCGTGGAAAGCATATAGCATTACAAATAATACCCCCCCCCTACGGTTTATACATATAGAAAATTATGGTGGGAATATGCATTAG
- a CDS encoding tripartite tricarboxylate transporter permease: MDTWMYLMHGFKVALSLQNFLIAVVGCLLGTLVGMLPGLGPINGVALLLPLAYSMGFEPASALILLASVYLGCEYGGRISSILLGIPGDAAAIMTTLDGYPLTKAGSAGKALCISAISSFLGSSIAIMGIVLFAPLLAKWSLTFGPAEYFALIIFALAALGSLLAQNPLRSFLSAFIGLFLTTIGMDGNSGAYRFTFNNPHLYDGIPFIILIIGLFSVSEILLLLEKTHKGQEVVKKTGNLLISFKEFSFCFFAMIRSGITGFVVGVLPGAGATIASAISYMNEKKFAGEKGEFGKGDLRGVAAPEAANNASACGSFIPMLTLGLPGSGTTAVMIGALTLYNINPGPTMFVQQPDIVWGLIASLFVANFLLLFLNIPMIGIFVRVLRIPVWILAPVIAIISIIGIYSINSTSFDLFFIGIVGIIGYILRKLSFPMAPLILGFVLGEFLEVNLRRALSISNGDFSILYQGGITKALLIGALLLILLPPLYKKYKKYKKIRG; this comes from the coding sequence ATGGATACTTGGATGTATTTGATGCATGGATTTAAGGTGGCTTTGAGTTTGCAAAATTTCCTTATTGCTGTGGTGGGATGTTTGCTGGGCACATTGGTGGGTATGTTGCCCGGACTTGGCCCCATCAATGGAGTTGCCCTCTTGCTTCCCTTGGCGTATTCCATGGGCTTTGAACCTGCTTCTGCTTTGATTTTACTGGCTTCTGTGTACCTGGGTTGTGAGTATGGAGGGAGAATCTCTTCTATATTGCTTGGGATTCCCGGTGATGCTGCTGCTATTATGACGACTTTAGATGGATATCCTCTCACAAAAGCAGGATCTGCTGGGAAAGCACTTTGCATATCAGCAATTAGTTCTTTTTTGGGTTCTTCTATCGCCATTATGGGCATTGTTTTATTTGCCCCTTTGCTTGCGAAATGGTCTCTAACCTTTGGTCCTGCAGAATATTTTGCCCTTATTATCTTTGCTTTGGCTGCTCTAGGATCTCTGCTCGCACAAAATCCGCTGCGCTCCTTTTTATCCGCGTTTATTGGTTTATTTCTTACCACCATTGGCATGGATGGCAATTCAGGAGCTTACCGTTTCACCTTTAATAATCCTCATCTTTATGATGGAATTCCTTTTATCATACTGATTATTGGATTGTTTTCTGTGAGCGAAATTTTGTTGCTTCTTGAAAAAACCCATAAGGGTCAGGAAGTGGTAAAGAAAACGGGAAACTTACTGATTTCTTTCAAAGAATTCTCTTTTTGCTTTTTTGCCATGATTCGTTCTGGAATTACGGGTTTTGTCGTGGGTGTTTTACCTGGGGCTGGCGCAACAATTGCAAGTGCCATTTCCTATATGAATGAAAAGAAATTTGCCGGAGAAAAAGGGGAGTTTGGAAAAGGGGATCTAAGAGGGGTAGCAGCTCCTGAGGCTGCTAATAATGCTTCAGCCTGCGGTTCTTTTATTCCGATGCTAACTCTTGGACTTCCTGGTTCTGGGACTACTGCGGTAATGATTGGCGCCCTCACGCTTTATAATATCAATCCGGGTCCCACAATGTTTGTTCAGCAGCCAGATATTGTCTGGGGTCTTATAGCCTCATTGTTTGTAGCAAATTTCTTGCTGCTTTTTCTCAACATCCCTATGATAGGGATTTTTGTTAGAGTTTTGAGGATTCCAGTTTGGATTTTGGCACCTGTGATAGCAATAATTTCTATCATCGGGATTTATTCCATCAATAGCACAAGTTTTGATTTATTTTTTATCGGGATTGTGGGCATCATCGGCTATATTTTGAGAAAACTTTCTTTTCCCATGGCGCCCTTGATTTTGGGCTTTGTTTTAGGAGAGTTTTTGGAAGTAAATTTGAGAAGAGCTCTTTCTATCAGCAATGGAGATTTTTCTATCCTTTATCAAGGGGGCATTACCAAGGCTTTGCTTATAGGTGCGCTTTTATTGATTCTGCTTCCACCCCTTTATAAAAAATATAAAAAATATAAAAAAATTCGGGGGTAG
- a CDS encoding tripartite tricarboxylate transporter TctB family protein, with protein MTSIRIFSLFLFALCLFLLYQGFGIETKITYEPLGPRAFPIGALFLILLVLLLLFFFAQKTEVKWKQQSLIKIALFLLVFFLYCFLFEILGFVLSSILFLFLSALIFGARWGRALIFAVICASVSFVLFDAFMQISLPRGIFFENFFMKG; from the coding sequence ATGACAAGCATTAGAATCTTTTCACTTTTCCTTTTTGCTCTATGTCTTTTCCTGCTTTATCAAGGTTTTGGCATAGAAACTAAAATTACTTATGAGCCTTTAGGCCCTAGAGCTTTTCCTATCGGAGCTTTATTTTTGATCCTCCTTGTTTTGTTGCTGCTTTTCTTTTTTGCCCAGAAGACTGAAGTAAAATGGAAGCAACAATCTTTAATAAAAATTGCTCTTTTTTTGCTTGTGTTTTTTCTCTATTGCTTTCTTTTTGAAATTTTGGGCTTTGTACTCTCCAGCATTCTTTTTCTTTTTTTGAGTGCTTTGATTTTTGGGGCTAGATGGGGGAGGGCTCTAATTTTTGCTGTGATTTGTGCTTCTGTTTCTTTTGTGCTTTTTGATGCTTTTATGCAAATTTCCTTGCCACGAGGAATATTTTTTGAAAATTTTTTTATGAAGGGGTGA
- a CDS encoding tripartite tricarboxylate transporter substrate binding protein, producing the protein MIKKMLLFVFCCGIALAKQPARPECIAPARPGGGFDLTCKLAQSVFAHEKILSKPMRITYMPGGVGAVAYNSIINSKARDGNIIVAFSSGTLLNIATGKHGKYNENDVKWLASVGVDYTAIVVRKDAPYKTLEGLLNALRKNPRAVSFGAGGSVGGQDWMAAALLAKSANVDILKARYVAFEGGGDTMISLLGGHVDVAIQGAAESLPYLESGDVRILAVFADKRLSDDALAKSIPTARELGYDVVWGSLRGYYMAPKVSNEQYNWWLEAFKKAQQTSFFKEQRKQRGLQEFNKNGKELEEFVKTQMQRFRDLAKEFHLIK; encoded by the coding sequence ATGATAAAAAAGATGCTTTTATTTGTTTTTTGTTGTGGCATTGCTTTGGCAAAGCAACCCGCACGGCCAGAATGTATTGCACCAGCTCGCCCTGGAGGCGGCTTTGATCTCACTTGCAAATTGGCCCAAAGCGTTTTTGCTCACGAGAAAATCCTCTCAAAACCAATGAGGATTACTTACATGCCCGGAGGGGTGGGTGCTGTGGCATACAATTCTATCATCAATTCTAAAGCAAGAGATGGCAACATCATCGTAGCCTTTTCCAGTGGGACTTTGCTCAACATCGCCACAGGCAAGCATGGCAAATACAATGAAAATGATGTGAAGTGGTTGGCCTCTGTTGGGGTGGATTATACGGCAATTGTTGTGAGAAAGGATGCTCCCTACAAAACTCTAGAAGGTCTGCTTAATGCCTTGAGAAAGAACCCGCGGGCTGTGAGTTTTGGGGCTGGTGGTTCTGTGGGAGGGCAGGATTGGATGGCTGCTGCTCTGCTTGCCAAAAGTGCGAATGTAGATATTTTAAAGGCTCGTTATGTTGCCTTTGAAGGAGGCGGAGATACGATGATTTCTCTATTGGGAGGGCATGTAGATGTTGCCATCCAAGGGGCTGCAGAATCATTGCCCTATCTAGAATCAGGGGATGTAAGGATCTTGGCGGTTTTTGCAGATAAAAGATTAAGCGATGATGCACTCGCAAAGAGCATACCCACAGCAAGGGAACTGGGCTATGATGTGGTATGGGGAAGTTTGCGCGGGTATTATATGGCTCCTAAGGTTTCTAATGAACAATATAATTGGTGGCTAGAAGCCTTTAAAAAAGCCCAACAAACCTCATTTTTCAAAGAGCAACGAAAACAAAGAGGTTTGCAAGAATTTAATAAAAATGGCAAAGAATTAGAAGAGTTTGTAAAAACCCAGATGCAGAGATTTCGCGATCTTGCAAAAGAATTCCATCTCATAAAATAA
- a CDS encoding ABC transporter ATP-binding protein → MKLLEIKDLKKSYVIDRGLFKSKRVIHALNGISFEVEQNEVLSIVGESGCGKSTTAKILAGIQRQDSGAIYFNGKRHLHFSKQDWFDYRKKVQMIFQDPYSSLNPRWKVGEIIAEPLLLNFKLSKAKIKEKVLEMMQKVGLKLEWTDRYPHQFSGGQRQRIGIARALILHPSVVICDEPVSALDVSIQAQVLNLLLDLQKEMGLTYIFISHDLGVVEHISDRIIVMNQGQIVETGDVDSVIGSPKHPYTQKLLDAVPHLERSMQRFVN, encoded by the coding sequence ATGAAACTCTTAGAAATCAAAGACTTGAAGAAATCCTATGTAATAGATCGGGGGCTATTTAAGTCAAAAAGAGTGATTCATGCACTCAATGGAATTAGTTTTGAGGTGGAGCAAAATGAAGTCTTAAGCATTGTGGGAGAGAGTGGCTGCGGGAAAAGTACTACGGCTAAAATCCTAGCTGGAATACAGCGCCAAGATAGTGGGGCGATTTATTTTAACGGTAAGCGTCATTTGCATTTTAGCAAGCAAGATTGGTTTGATTATCGCAAAAAAGTGCAGATGATTTTTCAAGACCCTTATTCTAGCTTAAACCCACGATGGAAAGTGGGCGAGATTATTGCTGAACCCTTGCTCTTAAACTTTAAGCTTTCCAAAGCCAAAATCAAAGAAAAAGTGCTAGAGATGATGCAAAAAGTGGGGTTAAAGCTAGAATGGACTGATCGCTACCCCCATCAATTTTCAGGCGGTCAAAGGCAACGCATAGGCATTGCTAGGGCGCTAATCTTGCATCCCAGTGTGGTGATTTGTGATGAGCCAGTATCTGCACTTGATGTGTCTATCCAAGCGCAAGTTTTGAATTTATTGTTAGATTTACAAAAAGAAATGGGGCTAACTTATATTTTTATTAGTCATGATTTGGGCGTAGTGGAGCATATTAGCGATAGGATCATCGTGATGAATCAAGGGCAAATTGTAGAAACAGGAGATGTGGATAGTGTGATAGGCTCTCCAAAGCACCCCTACACGCAGAAATTGCTGGATGCGGTGCCGCATTTGGAAAGGTCTATGCAGAGATTTGTTAATTAA
- a CDS encoding ABC transporter ATP-binding protein, translated as MVLEVKDLKTYFFTDRGVNKAVDGVSFGLKKSQTLCIVGESGSGKSITSLSILGLIERPGKIVGGSIHFLGQDLLQLKEKQMQKEIRGKKIGMIFQEPMTSLNPSYTVGFQINEVLKIHHPNLNKKERLERVVYELERVGMPHAGDKYHEYPFNLSGGQRQRVMIAMAMVCEPEILIADEPTTALDVTIQAQILELMKQLQEKKGTSILFITHDLGVVAQIAHEVVVMYKGHVVEQASAKELFADPRHPYTKALLSAIPKPGKEYRKKRLETVDENVDYLSFKKELR; from the coding sequence ATGGTATTAGAAGTCAAAGATTTAAAAACTTATTTTTTTACGGATAGGGGCGTGAATAAAGCAGTTGATGGCGTGAGTTTTGGTTTGAAGAAATCTCAAACGCTCTGTATCGTAGGAGAGAGTGGGAGTGGGAAGAGCATCACTTCGCTTTCTATTTTAGGATTGATTGAGAGGCCTGGCAAAATCGTAGGGGGAAGCATTCATTTTTTGGGGCAGGATTTATTGCAACTTAAAGAAAAACAGATGCAAAAAGAAATCAGGGGCAAAAAGATAGGCATGATTTTTCAAGAGCCTATGACAAGTCTCAATCCCTCTTATACCGTCGGGTTTCAAATCAATGAAGTTTTAAAAATCCATCATCCTAATCTCAATAAGAAAGAACGCTTAGAGAGGGTGGTCTATGAATTAGAGCGTGTGGGAATGCCCCATGCAGGGGATAAATACCATGAATATCCCTTCAATCTTAGTGGAGGGCAACGCCAAAGGGTAATGATTGCTATGGCGATGGTGTGTGAGCCTGAAATTTTAATTGCTGATGAGCCTACCACCGCACTTGATGTAACCATACAAGCGCAAATCTTAGAATTGATGAAACAATTGCAAGAAAAAAAGGGGACTTCGATTTTGTTTATCACCCATGATTTGGGTGTGGTGGCTCAAATCGCGCATGAAGTGGTGGTGATGTATAAGGGGCATGTGGTGGAGCAAGCCAGTGCCAAAGAGCTTTTTGCTGATCCAAGACACCCCTATACAAAGGCTCTTTTAAGCGCCATCCCCAAGCCGGGCAAAGAATATCGTAAAAAACGCTTAGAAACCGTAGATGAAAATGTAGATTATTTGAGTTTTAAAAAGGAGTTGCGATGA
- a CDS encoding ABC transporter permease, which produces MESFKEFIQQFKKNKAAVVGAWVVLFLIICAVFAPLLSPHDPYVQNAQERLLKPVWEQGGTVKHLLGTDDLGRDVLSRLVHGARISLTIGIVSMGIAVFFGVILGLLAGYFGGKIDAIIMRIMDIMFALPSILLIVIVVAVLGPSLTNAMLAIGFVGIPGFARLVRSSVLSEKEKEYVIASKINGSSHFRLMCKVIFPNCTVPLIVQTTMGFASTVLEAAALSFLGLGAQPPKPEWGAMLINSMQYIATDPWMLVFPGVMIFLTVMSFNLVGDGIMDALDPKRTA; this is translated from the coding sequence ATGGAATCCTTTAAAGAATTTATTCAACAATTTAAAAAAAACAAAGCAGCCGTAGTTGGGGCATGGGTTGTTCTTTTTTTGATTATTTGCGCGGTTTTTGCTCCTCTTTTGAGCCCTCATGACCCTTATGTACAAAATGCTCAGGAGCGTCTTTTAAAGCCTGTGTGGGAGCAAGGGGGGACAGTCAAACATCTTTTAGGCACAGATGATTTGGGGCGTGATGTTTTGAGCCGCTTGGTTCATGGGGCTAGAATCTCCTTGACCATAGGAATTGTTTCTATGGGCATTGCGGTGTTTTTTGGAGTGATATTAGGGCTTTTGGCGGGGTATTTTGGAGGGAAGATTGATGCGATTATTATGCGCATTATGGATATTATGTTTGCTCTGCCCTCGATTTTGTTGATTGTGATTGTGGTAGCAGTTCTAGGACCATCGCTCACCAATGCCATGTTGGCCATTGGTTTTGTGGGGATCCCGGGATTTGCAAGATTGGTGCGCAGCTCTGTTTTAAGCGAAAAAGAAAAAGAATATGTCATTGCCTCTAAAATCAATGGTTCATCGCATTTTCGCTTAATGTGCAAGGTTATTTTTCCCAACTGCACCGTGCCCCTCATTGTGCAAACCACAATGGGCTTTGCATCCACGGTTTTGGAAGCAGCAGCCCTCAGCTTCCTAGGGCTTGGAGCCCAACCTCCTAAGCCTGAATGGGGCGCGATGCTTATCAATTCCATGCAATACATTGCCACAGACCCTTGGATGCTTGTTTTTCCTGGCGTGATGATTTTTTTAACGGTGATGAGTTTTAATTTGGTGGGCGATGGCATTATGGACGCGCTCGATCCCAAACGTACGGCTTAG
- a CDS encoding ABC transporter permease, which translates to MLSFIIKRILWAIPTLFGVSIIVFMMVHLVPGDPALVILGEKANQAAIDALREQFGLNKPLIEQYFLFVSHILHGNFGTSIMTGEPVLQEFLQRFPATVELALIALFMALVLGVSTGVLAAVKRYSAFDYASMTFALAGISMPVFWLGLMLIYFFSVQLGWLPVFGRLSDVYFLDGPTGFYLIDSLIARDYAAFVDAIRHLILPSIVLATVSTAVIARMTRASMTEVSREDYVRTAKAKGCGPFRVIFIHTLRNALIPVTTIAGLMLAGLLGGSMITETVFSWPGIGKWIVNALNQRDFPIIQSMSLIIAMMYIGANLLVDILYAFINPRIRLS; encoded by the coding sequence ATGTTAAGTTTTATAATTAAACGCATTTTGTGGGCGATTCCCACGCTATTTGGCGTAAGTATTATTGTGTTTATGATGGTGCATTTAGTGCCAGGGGATCCTGCATTGGTGATTTTGGGTGAGAAGGCCAATCAAGCAGCCATTGATGCACTAAGAGAGCAATTTGGCTTGAATAAGCCTTTGATAGAGCAGTATTTTTTGTTTGTTAGTCATATATTGCATGGGAATTTTGGCACTTCTATTATGACAGGTGAGCCTGTGTTGCAGGAATTTTTACAGCGTTTTCCCGCTACGGTGGAATTGGCTTTGATTGCTCTATTTATGGCTCTTGTTCTAGGGGTAAGCACAGGTGTTTTAGCAGCGGTGAAACGCTATAGTGCTTTTGATTACGCAAGCATGACCTTTGCACTGGCTGGCATTTCTATGCCGGTGTTTTGGCTGGGATTAATGCTGATTTATTTCTTTAGCGTGCAGCTGGGCTGGTTGCCTGTATTTGGGCGCTTGAGCGATGTATATTTTTTGGATGGTCCTACGGGGTTTTATTTGATAGATAGTTTGATTGCAAGAGATTATGCAGCCTTTGTGGATGCCATTAGGCATCTCATCCTTCCTAGTATTGTTTTAGCAACGGTTTCTACGGCTGTGATTGCAAGAATGACTCGTGCGAGCATGACAGAGGTTTCTAGAGAGGATTATGTGCGTACCGCTAAGGCCAAGGGGTGTGGCCCCTTTCGAGTGATTTTTATTCACACTTTGCGTAATGCATTAATTCCTGTGACCACTATAGCGGGTCTCATGCTAGCGGGGTTACTGGGCGGAAGCATGATAACTGAAACCGTCTTTTCATGGCCTGGAATTGGTAAATGGATCGTCAATGCTCTCAATCAGCGTGATTTTCCTATTATCCAGTCTATGTCTTTAATTATTGCGATGATGTATATCGGAGCGAATTTATTGGTAGATATTTTATATGCCTTTATTAATCCCAGAATAAGGTTGTCGTAA